TCGATGAAATCTTTGTACATCTTCGCGTCTTTTTCCAGCATCGCAAAGAAATCGACATAGGTCTTCGCGCCGTGGCGATTCATCAGATTGGTGATCCGTCTTTGCATTTGCGCTGCTTTATAGTCATTTAAATTAATGCCTGCTTTGGCGTTGAATTTCTGTTTGAATTGTTCCCAGTCGCGTTCGTCGCTCATGGTATGCACCTCCGCTTGTTTTCGCTACTAGCTAGCATTCGACAGGCCAAGAGTAAAACCCTACCGGAAAATGCATTTAAGTGAAATTAGCGCCGTCTCTTTTCTTCACTCTGTCACACATAGCTGCGCGGCACACGTTTGCCGATCATGCAGATCACTTCATAATGAATGGTTCCCATATGACGAGCCACTTCCTCGACCGGCAGTTCCTCGCCGCCGAACAAAAGCGCTTCGTCGCCGGCCGCAACGCCGGAAACATCGGTGACGTCGACCATGCACTGGTCCATACAGACGCGTCCGACGACGGTGGCGCGCTGGCCTTTGACCAGCACTTTGGCCCGGTTCGCGAGGGAACGGGACCAGCCGTCCGCGTAACCGACCGGCAAGGTGGCGATGCGGCTGGCCCGCTGCGTATAAAAAGCCAACCCATAACTGATCGGCGTACCGGCAGGAACCGCTTTGACGAAACCGACCTGCGCCTTTAATTTCATTGCCGGTTTGAGATTCAATTGGTGGCGGACTTCTTCCGACGGCCAAAGACCGTAAAGAATGATGCCCGGCCGGATCATATCGAGGTGCATCTCCGGCAGGTCGAGAACGGCCGCGCTATTGGCGATATGACGGATCGGAATCTCGATGCCGCGTGCTTTGACACGTTCGACCGCCGCGCTAAAGCGCCGGTATTGCTGCAGCGTAAACGCCTTGTCATTGCTGTCCGATGCGGCAAAGTGGGAATAGATGCCTTCAAGAAATATATTCGGCAATGCACTGACCGCAGCCGCAAAGTCACCGCTCTCTTGCGGCCGTATGCCGACCCGTCCCATGCCGGTGTCCACTTTGATATGAAGTTTCGCTGTCCGCCCCAACTGTACAGCTGCCGCAGACAAGGCCTGCGCTACCTCAAAGGAAAAGACCGTCTGCGTGATATCATTGGCGATGACGACTTCCGCCTGTTCCGGCGGCGTATAACCCAGCACTAAAATCGGCACCGTGATCCCGGCCTGCCGGAGTTCGAGCGCCTCACTGACAATCGCAACAGCCAGACAGTCCGCACCGGCCGCCAGTACCGCCTTGGCGACCGGTACCGCACCGTGCCCATAGCCGTCCGCCTTGACGACCGCGCAGAGTTTTGCGCTCGGCTTCACCCATTGCCTGATTTCTTTCACATTATGTTCAATGGCGGTCAAATCGATTTCCGCCCATACGGATCGTTCCAACATAAGAATCTCCTGCCTCCTATTCACTGAAAACACGACTGAATCTATGATACTGCGTTCCGCGCTACGGCGCAAGCATTGCAGGCACTCAAACAACTGACGAATCCCAAACAGGCGACGCTGCGACGCCGATACGCAAAAACAGCCCCGCTGGGCTGTCTTTTGGCTAAACCGGCAAGTCGTCAGCCTTCCGTTCAGCTGCCTTGCCGCTTTTTCTCGCGTTCATATTGGACGATCAGCTCATCCAATTCCATGCTGTAGGCCGCCACTTCCGGATCAACCAGGTTGCC
The Azotosporobacter soli DNA segment above includes these coding regions:
- the alr gene encoding alanine racemase, translated to MLERSVWAEIDLTAIEHNVKEIRQWVKPSAKLCAVVKADGYGHGAVPVAKAVLAAGADCLAVAIVSEALELRQAGITVPILVLGYTPPEQAEVVIANDITQTVFSFEVAQALSAAAVQLGRTAKLHIKVDTGMGRVGIRPQESGDFAAAVSALPNIFLEGIYSHFAASDSNDKAFTLQQYRRFSAAVERVKARGIEIPIRHIANSAAVLDLPEMHLDMIRPGIILYGLWPSEEVRHQLNLKPAMKLKAQVGFVKAVPAGTPISYGLAFYTQRASRIATLPVGYADGWSRSLANRAKVLVKGQRATVVGRVCMDQCMVDVTDVSGVAAGDEALLFGGEELPVEEVARHMGTIHYEVICMIGKRVPRSYV
- a CDS encoding aspartyl-phosphate phosphatase Spo0E family protein, with product MVKLEGMKIAIEEARKRLHLLVEAKRGNLVDPEVAAYSMELDELIVQYEREKKRQGS